The stretch of DNA CTCGACGAGACCGAGGTCGAGGACTGCCGCTGGACCCCCTGCTTCGATTGCGGGGTATGTCCGCAGATGGACACGGCCATACAAATCGGCCCGACCGGCAAGAAGTTGCTGCCTCTGACGGTCAAGAACGCGGCCCCGGCACCTGCGTCGAGCGGTCACGCGCACTGAGCTGCGCGAGGCACTCGAACGGGTGGTTGAGGCGCTGGTAGGGGCGAGCGAGGACGAGGTGGCCGCTGCCTTTGCCGCGTGGCCTGTTGAGCCCCCTTCCCTGATGGGGAGGGGGCTCGCCGGTATCCGGGCGCCGCGAGTAAGCCTGTCAGGAGGTGAGGATGGAGATGCCGTCTCCGAGCAGTTTCAGCCCGAGGACGAAGAACAGGACCGCCATCACGGCGACATTGTGCTGAGCTGCCCAGTTTTTCCAGCTGCCGAGCGTGGTCCTGGCCCGCTCTCCCCCGAGCAGGAAAACTCCCAGTGGGGCCAGCAGGCCGAGGGTGGCGATCAGGACGAAGATCGCCAGAGATGCGATCTGCTGCCCTACCGGCAGGCCGGCTGAGCCGATCGCGGCGCCGGCGGCGATGGTCAGCGGGGCGTTCTTGGCGTTGAGCGCGGCCAGGGCCAGCCCCAGTGCGAAGACCTTGACCGGCGTGAGGCGGTCGATCGCGCTCATCCACTTCGGCAGCTGAGCTTGCGAGGAATCCCTTGGGCGCCGGTGCCATTGCCGGGCGCCGAAGAGGACGAGGCACAGGCCCAGGACGAGCTTGAGGACTCCCACCCAGGTGGCCGGGTGGTTGCGGGCGGAGGCGCCTGCCGGGGAAGCGATCGCCAGCATCACCGCGCCCAGTGCCGCGAGTCCCAGGATCCAGCCGACGGTGAAGAGGACGCCGTTGAGACGTCCTCGGGGCGTGGCGAGTATGAGGATGACGGCGATGATCGGGAGGGGACTGACCGCGACGGCCGCCGCGAAACCCAGCACGTCACCGAGAACTGCGCCCATGGTTGCCTCCGCGTGAGGTCAGGGTGGCGATCCAGTTGAGTAGGGCTTGGCGCGTGAGCAGGGCTTGGCGCGAGAGGGTGCCCCGACCGCCTCGGCGGCGCAACGGGTCGGTGTGCGATCGGTCGCGCCACCGTCTCCACGGCCGCGCGGAAGCGGCTGCCCGGGAATGGTGACGACGACGTACTCGGCACGTCCATTCCATCTTCCTGCGCTCGGCCGGATCTGTCCTCGGGTGCTTTTCGGGGCGGGAGGGATCAGGCTGGACGCCGTAGTGCCGGACTCTCCCGGTCATCCACCTCGGGTGACCACAGTGCCCAGGGCCCGGGATGCGAGGCGGTGCATCCGTGGTGAGGATTGACATGTGGGGGCGATGGCGCCTCATGTCCGGGTGCTTGGCGACCCTCGCACCGAACCGTGGCAGGAGAGTTTCACGATGACTGCGACGACAGGTGCAGCCCAGCCGGCGCGCCCCGAGCGGCCGGGCAGGTCGGATGGGGTCTGCAGCGAGTTCACCGTTTTCACCGAGATCAAGCCGGGCCATGCGGACGCGCTGCGTGAGGATCTCGCCGCGATGGCCGACGCGGCGGATGACGAGAGGGTCCATGCGGCGCTGCGTCAGATCGGCACCCTGCATGACGCACGGCATGTGATCTTCGACAACGACACCCGCTTCATGTTCGCCAGCGTCTTCGACGGCTCCTGGGACACGTACATCGACGACTTCGCCAAGACGGTGGTCGGGGAACGCTTCGACAAGGTCTTCTCGCACAGCGTGGGGTTCCCCGGCGTCAAGGATCCCGGGGTGAAGGACTGGTTCATCGCCCACCAGGCGCCCGCGGGGGTCTTCGTCAGCGCCTATCCCGATCTGACCGTTCAGCAGATCTTCAAGGACCACCGTGTGGACGACGCGTTCCAGGAGGTGCTGGACACCCCCGAGTTCCGGTCGGCCCTGGAGAACCCGGCCAACGCGGAGTTGGTGGCCACGCCTGCCTTCCGGAAGCTGTTGGAGGAAGCCTCGGCCTAGCGACCGATGTGGAGGGCACAAGCGATCATGAACACAGCGGACAGCGGCAGCGCGGCCGGCGTGAGCATCGAGATCGACGACGTCCAGAGCGGGGCGCTGCGTCCGAGGCCCGTGCCGTACGAGGGAAAGTTCGTCTTCCTGCGTGTCGATGACCGTGATGCCGGACGCGCCCTGCTGCGGCGGCTGCTCCCGGTGACCTCGGGTGGTCTGCCCAGCGCGGACCGGAGCCAGGATGCCTGGGTCGCTGTGGCGTTCACCTACGAGGGGCTGAGGGCCCTGGGGGTGCCCCAGGAGTCGCTGGACAGCTTTCCGCGAGCGTTTCGTGAGGGCATGGCCGCTCGGGCGGAGCTGATCGGCGACGTGGGCGAGAGCGCGCCGGCCCACTGGGAGGCACCGTTCGGAACGGGCGATGTCCACATCGCGTTGAGTGCCCTCTCCTCCGATACGGCACAGCTGGACAAGGAGCTGGAGCGGGCCCGTGTCGCCTTCGAGGAGACACCCGGTGTCCGGGTGATCTGGCAGCAGGACGTCCACCAGCTCCCGACCGGGCGCACCACCTTCGGCTTCCGTGACGGCATCAGCCATCCGAACATCGAGGGCGTCGGACTGCCCGGTTCCAACCCGCGGGAGGCCCCCATCAAGGCCGGCGAGTTCATCCTCGGCTACCCCGATGAAACCGGCAGCCTGCCGCCCATGCCCAGCCCCGATGTGCTGGGGCGCAATGGGACCTACGCGGCCGTCCGCAAGATCCACACCAACGTGGCGGCCTGGCGCCGGTACCTGCGCGCGAACAGCTCCAGCGCCGAGGAGGAGGCACTCCTGGCGGCCAAGATGGTCGGGCGCTGGCCGAGCGGAGCGCCGTTGACGCTGACCCCGGAGCACGATGATCCGGAGCTGGCGGCTGATGCGCACCGCGTCAACGACTTCCTGTACCGGGAGAACGACGACCGGGGGTACCGGTGCCCCGCCGGTGCGCACATCCGGCGTACCAACCCTCGTGATTCCACCATCATCGGCGATGCGCGGATGCACCGCCTCATCCGCCGTGGGACCACCTACGGCCCGCCGCTGCCGGAGGGCGTGCTCGAGGACGACGGCGCCGACCGGGGCCTGGTCGGAGTCTTCCTCGGGGCCCATCTGGAACGGCAGTTTGAGTTCATCAAGGCCGAATGGGTCAACGACGGCAATTTCATCGGCTACCCCGGCGAGAAGGACCCCGTGGCCGGGCATCACGGCGGAACCGGCAGCGTCACCATCCCGGAGAAGCCGGTCCGGCGCCGTCTGCGGAACCTGCCCAGCTTCGTGGTCACCCGGGGCGGCGAGTACTGCTTTGTGCCGGGGCTGCGCGCTTTGCGCTGGCTCGCCGAACTGGAGGGCTGAGGGCAATTCCCTGCCCCTGAGGTGCGATCACGGTCTCCGGGAGGAGAGGTCGAAGTCATGGCCGCACAGTTCGTCCGCTACACGCCTGACGTCGAAGACGACGACCCGGACTTCGACCGCAACGTGCAGACGGTGATCGAGAAGACCGAGAGCTACATCGCCGAGTCGGTCGAGGCCGGCGGCACCGGGCGGGCCCTTCGCGACGCCCACGCCAAGGGCTACGGGCTGGTCCGAGGGGAAGTGGAGATCCTGGACGGACTGCCCCCCGAGTACGCCCAAGGAATCTACGCGACTCCGGGAACCCACGATGCGCTCATTCGCTTCTCCAACGGCTCGCCTCACGCCGGAGCCGACGCGCGGCTGGGCGCCGCCACCGGACTGGCGCTGAAGATGTTCGACATCCCCGGCCCGACCCTGCTGGAAGACGAACCGGACACGGGCACATTCGACTACGCCAACATCAACGGACCGATCTTCTTCTGCAACACAGTCGAGCACTACCTGTTCATCCAGGAACTGTTCCTGACCGCGCCGGCCTATTTCTCCCAGGGCCGTCCCGGAGCACATCGCTTCTTCACCGAGTTCGTGACCGGAAAGGGGACACTGGACCAGGACAACTGGGCGTGGGACGAGTTCCTGGCCTTCCTGCGTCTGTCCAAGACCCCTCCGGCGAACCTGCTGCTTTCGAGTTACTGGACGATGGGCGCGGTCCGGCACGGGGACTACATCGCCAAGGTGCGCATCACCCCCGAACCGTCCTCCGCTGCCGCGGTGGTCCGGCGTGCCATCGACCCGACCTCGGGGGTGGAGGTCTTCCGACCGGCCCTGCAAGCCGAGTTGCAGGAGCGGCCCTACGCCTTCGACATCCAGGTCCAGCTCTGCACCGACCTGGAGCGCATGCCGGTGGAGGACACCACCGTGGAGTGGCCCGAGCAGCTCTCGCCGTCCGTCACCGTGGCCAAGCTGCGGCTGCCGCGGCAGGACATCTCCGAGCCGGGGAATCTGGAGAAGATGGACGCACTGTCCTTCACGCCCTGGCGGGTCACCGCCGAGCACGCGCCCCTGGGCAACATCATGCGGGCCCGCAAGGAGGTCTACCGGCGATCCTCCCTGGCGCGCCACAAGCTCAACCAACAGCCGCGCACGGAGCCGCGAAGCGTCGACGAAGTACTTGGCCCGGCCCAATGAGGCCGACTGATGCAACGGCAAGCGCCCTCGACCGCCATCAAGTTGCTGCCTCTGACGGTCGGGAACGCGGCCCCGGCACCTGCGTCGAGCGGTCACGCGCACTGAGCTGCGCGAGGTACTCGCGTCCGGCTGCGTAGCCGGTTGAGCCCCTTCCCTGCCGGGAGGGGGCTTCAACGTGTTTGAGAAGTGGGGAACCGGTCAGATCAAGGCCGGAAACGAGTGGCTGCGGTGTGTGGCGGATTGTTTATATGACCTGTCACTTGCCGATCAATCGCTTGAGGTGTGAAGCCACTTGAAGAAGGTTCTGACCGCAATCGCCGCCGCTGTCATGGGTGTCACGATGTTCGGCGGAAATGCCCAGGCGGTGGATGTCACTCCGTTCAGCGCCACGAACTGCACCGGAAACGCGGGATCCACGGACGGGTCCGGGTCGGTTTGTATCACGGTGAACGGGACCGGGCTCAAGGTGGACAGCTTCTATCTGTCCAAGCAGTCGAACAACCGGGCCTGGACCGATTACGCGCACATCGACTTCACGGACGGGTCGGGTGGTTTTATGAGCCAAACCGTCAGCGCCGCGCGGGTCGAGAAGAAGACGGTCGGAACCACCTGGGGGCTTTCGGCGGCGGACGGCAGCAAGATCTGCGGGTATTGGCACAATTACCCGGGGACCAAGGCCTGCGCGACGATTCACAAGTAAGGCGATTCACGAGTGATCCGAGGCGCAGCGCGGGCGGAGCGGGCCGGTTCGGTCCGCTCCGTTGTCGTGTGCGG from Streptomyces sp. 6-11-2 encodes:
- a CDS encoding catalase family protein: MAAQFVRYTPDVEDDDPDFDRNVQTVIEKTESYIAESVEAGGTGRALRDAHAKGYGLVRGEVEILDGLPPEYAQGIYATPGTHDALIRFSNGSPHAGADARLGAATGLALKMFDIPGPTLLEDEPDTGTFDYANINGPIFFCNTVEHYLFIQELFLTAPAYFSQGRPGAHRFFTEFVTGKGTLDQDNWAWDEFLAFLRLSKTPPANLLLSSYWTMGAVRHGDYIAKVRITPEPSSAAAVVRRAIDPTSGVEVFRPALQAELQERPYAFDIQVQLCTDLERMPVEDTTVEWPEQLSPSVTVAKLRLPRQDISEPGNLEKMDALSFTPWRVTAEHAPLGNIMRARKEVYRRSSLARHKLNQQPRTEPRSVDEVLGPAQ
- a CDS encoding GAP family protein translates to MGAVLGDVLGFAAAVAVSPLPIIAVILILATPRGRLNGVLFTVGWILGLAALGAVMLAIASPAGASARNHPATWVGVLKLVLGLCLVLFGARQWHRRPRDSSQAQLPKWMSAIDRLTPVKVFALGLALAALNAKNAPLTIAAGAAIGSAGLPVGQQIASLAIFVLIATLGLLAPLGVFLLGGERARTTLGSWKNWAAQHNVAVMAVLFFVLGLKLLGDGISILTS
- a CDS encoding Dyp-type peroxidase, with the protein product MNTADSGSAAGVSIEIDDVQSGALRPRPVPYEGKFVFLRVDDRDAGRALLRRLLPVTSGGLPSADRSQDAWVAVAFTYEGLRALGVPQESLDSFPRAFREGMAARAELIGDVGESAPAHWEAPFGTGDVHIALSALSSDTAQLDKELERARVAFEETPGVRVIWQQDVHQLPTGRTTFGFRDGISHPNIEGVGLPGSNPREAPIKAGEFILGYPDETGSLPPMPSPDVLGRNGTYAAVRKIHTNVAAWRRYLRANSSSAEEEALLAAKMVGRWPSGAPLTLTPEHDDPELAADAHRVNDFLYRENDDRGYRCPAGAHIRRTNPRDSTIIGDARMHRLIRRGTTYGPPLPEGVLEDDGADRGLVGVFLGAHLERQFEFIKAEWVNDGNFIGYPGEKDPVAGHHGGTGSVTIPEKPVRRRLRNLPSFVVTRGGEYCFVPGLRALRWLAELEG